One window of the Tachypleus tridentatus isolate NWPU-2018 chromosome 10, ASM421037v1, whole genome shotgun sequence genome contains the following:
- the LOC143228326 gene encoding uncharacterized protein LOC143228326, with translation MHTPVSSMVGSVKTESPSNEDIGGSRSSPASLGIMFSSTDREDFGTSTDKEDCFDKGMLCIQEELNQLSMEIQHSKSPQGTLQPPAVTTGPPRSPSYYSLTNSGGDQSQSQGKDGGIDFHDRSSRSSGWFEGLLGCLKPVWSILGKSGNSESRDEWEIPFENIRDLQWLGSGAQGAVFKGHLNNEMVAVKKVRDKSETDIKHLRKLNHPNVVSIKGVCTQAPCFCIIMEYCPYGQLYDALRNGQEVPPTTVVDWGKEIASGMNYLHLHRIIHRDLKSPNVLISLNGTLKISDFGTCRQWNEISTRMSFAGTVAWMAPEIIRNEPCSEKVDIWSFGVVLWELLTCETPYKDVDSSAIIWGVGNNSLHLPIPKTCPEGFKLLMKQCWSAKPRNRPSFRHILMHLDIAAVEILSTPKEKYFKTQASWKEEIKQYMNEIKQEGNHVSIVEKDLVRRRRDELRHAQDIREHYERKLERANNLYMELAACLLQLEQRERELLKQEEAIQQCSGLKPHYGGSGTYQFGGSGSHNSSPKPSPRKEQPCVVDSEVQTDGMDLLSETDLTSPDVNVTKPLVLQAQPVEDDDIESECHSDKTNCNAFCKKCHSSLSDTECSKCVKKFSRSVETSVEEQGDSIEPSDSQKNSEKCSRSHENYDDSNMNTREDTLGSEHKPRTTNNSSGRGSTTSFPLVQEGLSPKISQRRKRIISDSDESPTAVSVPTPVTSGHRWSLGPHINSQVHDDTSSEEEGGVDDSDDCVLRNQRIVGIRTQSSRQSVSTLSSEGNISEEENTSEYSSSHCTTNDLLSSTSNPDIPHHMDQEKEGNHTVTPDTIQHHSICGTGSASITFREKIQLPKLRHSPLPPITDVYSSPALSHSSSSASETESVSDITVATVCPDSQGNTETTVW, from the exons ATGCATACACCAGTCTCTAGCATGGTGGGTTCAGTGAAGACTGAATCTCCATCTAATGAAGATATTGGTGGGAGTCGCTCATCTCCGGCTTCACTGGGTATTATGTTCAGTAGTACAGATAGGGAGGACTTTGGAACAAG TACTGACAAGGAGGATTGTTTTGATAAagg AATGCTCTGTATCCAAGAAGAACTTAACCAACTGAGTATGGAGATTCAACATTCTAAATCCCCTCAAGGAACATTACAACCCCCAGCAGTTACAACAGGCCCCCCTAGATCTCCTAGTTACTATAGTTTAACAAATTCTGGAGGGGATCAGTCACAGTCACAAGGAAAAGATGGTGGTATTGATTTTCATGATAGAAGTAGTCGATCATCTGGATGGTTTGAGGGTCTACTAGGATGTTTGAAACCAGTTTGGAGTATTCTTGGAAAATCTGGTAACAGTGAAAGTAGAG aTGAATGGGAAATTCCATTTGAAAATATCAGAGACTTGCAGTGGTTGGGTAGTGGAGCTCAGGGTGCAGTTTTTAAGGGTCATTTGAATAATGAAATGGTTGCTGTAAAGAAAGTGCGTGACAAATCTGAAACTGATATCAAACATCTCAGAAAATTGAATCATCCCAATGTTGTATCAATCAA AGGAGTTTGCACACAGGCTCCATGTTTCTGTATTATAATGGAGTACTGTCCATATGGGCAGCTTTATGATGCATTGAGGAATGGCCAAGAGGTTCCACCTACAACAGTGGTTGATTGGGGTAAGGAGATTGCTTCTGGAATGAATTATCTCCATTTACACAGAATCATTCATCGAGATCTGAAGTCCCCAAA tgttcTTATTAGTCTTAATGGTACACTGAAGATCTCAGATTTTGGAACATGTAGACAGTGGAATGAAATCAGCACAAGAATGTCATTTGCTGGTACAGTAGCTTGGATGGCTCCAGAAATTATTCGAAATGAACCCTGTTCAGAAAAGGTGGACATATg GTCTTTTGGTGTGGTCTTATGGGAATTACTGACGTGTGAAACTCCATATAAAGATGTTGATTCTTCGGCTATCATCTGGGGTGTGGGTAACAACAGTCTTCATCTTCCCATTCCTAAAACATGTCCAGAAGGATTTAAACTGCTCATGAAACAGTGTTG GAGTGCCAAGCCTAGAAATCGACCATCATTTCGACACATCTTGATGCATCTTGACATAGCAGCAGTAGAAATCCTAAGTACACCAAAGGAAAAATACTTCAAAACACAG GCTTCTTGGAAGGAAGAGATAAAGCAGTACATGAATGAAATAAAGCAAGAAGGAAATCATGTTTCTATTGTGGAGAAAGATCTGGTGCGAAGAAGAAGAGATGAATTACGACATGCTCAAGACATTCGTGAGCATTATGAACGTAAATTAGAACGTGCCAATAACCTGTATATGGAGTTGGCAGCTTGTTTATTGCAACTAGAACAGAGAGAAAGGGAACTTTTGAA GCAGGAAGAAGCTATACAACAGTGTTCGGGATTAAAGCCTCA CTATGGTGGTTCAGGAACATACCAATTTGGAGGATCTGGGAGTCATAATTCTTCTCCTAAGCCTAGTCCAAGGAAAGAACAACCATGTGTGGTAGATAGTGAAGTTCAGACAGATGGAATGGATTTGCTAAGTGAGACTGACTTGACAAGtcctgatgttaatgtaacaaaaccATTAGTATTACAAGCTCAGCCAGTTGAAGATGATGACATTGAATCTGAATGTCATAGTGATAAAACCAACTGTAATGCCTTCTGTAAGAAATGTCACTCTTCATTAAGTGATACTGAATGTTCCAAATGTGTGAAAAAATTTTCCAGAAGTGTTGAAACTTCAGTTGAAGAGCAAGGAGACTCTATAGAGCCCTCAGACTCacaaaaaaattctgaaaaatgtTCAAGGTCACATGAAAATTATGATGATAGTAATATGAACACAAGAGAAGATACTCTTGGTTCTGAACATAAACCTAGAACAACCAACAATTCGAGTGGAAGAGGCTCAACCACCTCATTTCCATTGGTACAGGAGGGTCTAAGTCCAAAGATAAGCCAACGACGAAAACGAATAATCAGTGATAGTGATGAATCGCCCACTGCTGTTTCAGTTCCCACTCCTGTTACTAGTGGTCATAGGTGGTCTCTTGGTCCTCATATAAACTCTCAA gTACATGATGACACAAGTTCAGAAGAGGAAGGGGGAGTTGATGATAGTGATGATTGTGTTCTTAGAAATCAAAG GATAGTTGGAATACGTACACAAAGTAGCAGGCAGTCTGTGTCAACTCTTAGTTCTGAAGGCAACATCTCTGAGGAGGAGAACACTAGTGAATACTCAAGTAGCCACTGTACAACTAATGACCTCCTGTCCAGCACCTCCAACCCAGACATCCCTCATCACATGGATCAGGAGAAGGAAGGCAACCACACAGTAACTCCAGATACTATTCAGCACCACAGTATATGTGGAACAGGCTCTGCCTCCATAACTTTTAGAGAGAAAATACAACTGCCAAAACTTCGACAt AGCCCCCTTCCACCAATCACAGATGTGTACAGCTCACCAGCCCTGTCTCATAGTTCCTCCTCTGCATCAGAGACTGAGAGTGTATCTGACATCACAGTAGCAACTGTCTGTCCTGACTCTCAGGGTAACACAGAGACCACAGTATGGTGA